A single Crateriforma conspicua DNA region contains:
- the cmk gene encoding (d)CMP kinase — translation MIVTIDGPAGAGKSSIARQVADRLAFDFLDTGAMYRAVTLGCLRAGIDFDDVDALEQFAGCLELRWDDQRIFLNGEDVSEEIRQPEVSAAIGRIADLLPLRTRLSEMQRQVAEGKDIVTEGRDQGAEVFPDAECKVFLTASPQTRARRRQLQLSETGVDLSIDEILDAQNRRDLEDTTRDVGRLRAADDAIVVNTDCLSSDEVLQAVLEIIHGVLESRTSKTAS, via the coding sequence GTGATCGTCACCATCGATGGCCCCGCCGGCGCGGGGAAAAGCAGTATCGCTCGCCAAGTCGCTGACCGACTGGCGTTCGATTTTCTTGACACCGGCGCGATGTATCGTGCCGTGACGCTGGGGTGCCTTCGGGCCGGCATCGACTTCGATGACGTCGATGCTTTGGAACAATTTGCTGGTTGCTTGGAATTGCGTTGGGACGACCAACGCATTTTTCTTAACGGCGAAGACGTTTCGGAGGAGATCCGGCAACCGGAGGTCAGTGCCGCCATCGGTCGGATCGCCGATCTTTTGCCGCTGCGGACCAGGCTGTCGGAAATGCAACGACAGGTCGCCGAGGGCAAAGACATTGTCACCGAGGGACGCGATCAAGGCGCCGAAGTTTTCCCTGACGCGGAATGTAAGGTGTTTCTGACCGCGTCACCGCAGACCCGCGCCCGTCGCCGTCAGTTGCAATTGTCCGAAACGGGCGTGGACCTCTCGATCGACGAAATCCTGGACGCCCAAAACAGACGCGACCTGGAAGACACCACGCGTGACGTTGGTCGGCTGCGTGCGGCGGATGACGCGATCGTGGTGAATACCGACTGTCTGTCCAGCGACGAAGTGCTGCAGGCGGTTTTGGAAATCATCCACGGCGTCTTGGAATCCCGAACGTCCAAGACGGCTTCTTAA
- a CDS encoding DUF1559 domain-containing protein: MRQTSSSRPGFTLVELLVVIAIIGVLVGLLLPAVQSAREAARRMSCSNNAKQIGLALHNYHSAFNNLPAMMGGSRGETNIGDSTRSNQLRLSYLVPLLPFIEQQPLWDQISNPMAVKTNGDPKNPPWPSMGPAPWRGDYRPWATDVSSFRCPSDPGVGSPALGRCNYANCMGDAVEYLDVGAYQWVTPNNFSTGNVEQINVSGRGMFVCREYKKFRDVVDGLSNTIMVGEILSDSGTRDIRTAPADGPGSGPLRDNPSWALDQGLIDPNRPLYWLPDTNLTTDQSTGGDGNWSSRARGFRWSDGCHQFTGFNTILPPNSETVSRTGNDNTWGIYPPSSQHPGGVHVVMGDGAVKFITDAIDAGDRRAKTVYKAAGNAGIASPYGVWGAMGTRASRETYDSTDL, translated from the coding sequence ATGAGACAAACATCCTCCTCTCGACCGGGCTTCACGCTGGTGGAACTGTTGGTGGTGATCGCCATCATCGGCGTCCTGGTCGGCCTGTTGTTGCCGGCGGTTCAGTCGGCACGTGAAGCCGCACGTCGGATGTCTTGCAGCAACAATGCCAAGCAAATCGGATTGGCGCTGCACAACTATCACTCGGCGTTCAACAACTTGCCCGCCATGATGGGCGGCTCGCGTGGCGAAACCAACATCGGCGACAGCACGCGAAGCAATCAATTGCGTCTGAGCTATTTGGTTCCTCTGTTGCCGTTCATAGAGCAACAACCGTTGTGGGATCAGATCAGCAATCCGATGGCCGTGAAGACCAACGGCGATCCCAAGAACCCGCCGTGGCCGTCGATGGGCCCCGCCCCGTGGCGTGGCGATTATCGTCCTTGGGCCACCGACGTTTCGTCGTTCCGTTGCCCCAGTGACCCCGGTGTCGGTTCGCCCGCTCTTGGCCGTTGTAACTATGCCAACTGCATGGGTGACGCGGTCGAATACTTGGACGTCGGTGCCTATCAGTGGGTGACCCCGAACAACTTTTCGACCGGCAACGTTGAACAGATCAACGTTTCGGGACGTGGGATGTTCGTCTGTCGCGAGTACAAAAAATTCCGTGACGTCGTCGACGGATTGTCCAACACGATCATGGTCGGCGAAATCTTGTCGGATTCCGGTACTCGTGACATCCGTACCGCACCGGCCGACGGCCCCGGTTCGGGACCGCTGCGTGACAACCCGTCATGGGCGTTGGACCAAGGTCTGATCGATCCGAATCGTCCGCTGTACTGGTTGCCCGATACCAACTTGACCACCGACCAAAGCACCGGTGGTGATGGCAACTGGTCAAGCCGTGCACGTGGTTTTCGTTGGTCCGACGGGTGTCACCAGTTCACCGGTTTCAACACGATCCTGCCGCCCAACAGCGAAACCGTTTCGCGAACGGGCAACGACAACACCTGGGGGATTTATCCGCCCAGCAGCCAGCACCCCGGCGGCGTTCACGTCGTGATGGGTGACGGTGCGGTGAAGTTCATCACCGACGCCATCGACGCCGGTGATCGTCGTGCCAAGACGGTCTACAAGGCCGCTGGCAACGCGGGTATCGCCAGCCCGTACGGCGTTTGGGGTGCCATGGGTACCCGCGCCAGCCGCGAAACTTACGACTCGACCGACCTGTAA
- the ppk2 gene encoding polyphosphate kinase 2, translating to MASKPDSKRAASKMKRTEYMKELRKLQAELCHLQAWVKHNGIRAIVIFEGRDAAGKGGTIRAITERVSPRVFRTVALPAPSDREKSQMYLQRYMNHFPAAGEIVIFDRSWYNRAGVEYVMGFCTKEEHRRFLQLCPVVEIYIADGGIRLIKYWLEVGDEEQKRRFEARITDPLRQWKLSAMDLPSRSKWYEYSKARDMMLEATDTDHAPWNILPSDDKRRARLNCIRHLLNQFPYEKVPAEEVRLPKRSKEGAYDDTASLSGRNFVPQHY from the coding sequence ATGGCTTCGAAACCGGATTCCAAGCGTGCCGCGTCAAAGATGAAACGTACGGAATATATGAAAGAGCTTCGCAAACTGCAGGCAGAGCTTTGTCATTTGCAGGCTTGGGTGAAGCACAACGGCATCCGTGCGATCGTTATTTTCGAAGGCCGCGACGCCGCGGGAAAGGGCGGGACGATTCGCGCCATTACCGAACGCGTCAGCCCCCGTGTGTTTCGCACGGTCGCACTTCCCGCACCGTCGGATCGCGAGAAGTCCCAGATGTACCTTCAACGATACATGAACCACTTTCCGGCCGCCGGCGAGATCGTGATCTTTGACCGCAGTTGGTACAACCGCGCCGGTGTCGAGTATGTGATGGGGTTCTGTACCAAAGAAGAACACCGGCGTTTTCTGCAGCTATGTCCCGTGGTCGAAATCTACATCGCCGATGGCGGAATCCGCCTGATCAAGTATTGGCTGGAGGTGGGTGACGAGGAACAGAAGCGACGGTTCGAAGCCAGGATCACCGACCCGCTGCGGCAGTGGAAATTGAGCGCGATGGATCTTCCTTCGCGCAGCAAGTGGTATGAGTATTCCAAGGCACGCGACATGATGTTGGAAGCCACCGACACGGACCACGCACCTTGGAACATCTTGCCGTCCGATGACAAGCGACGCGCACGATTGAACTGCATCCGGCACCTGTTGAATCAGTTTCCGTACGAGAAGGTCCCCGCCGAAGAAGTCAGATTGCCCAAGCGGTCCAAAGAAGGGGCCTATGACGATACGGCATCCCTGTCCGGCCGTAACTTTGTGCCCCAGCACTATTGA
- a CDS encoding coiled-coil domain-containing protein: MARKTRKRNRRRNSRKPETKVACAPETALPSQNPDATPVDPPEADESTQDPVSDQVPLVESPSVAVPDPVATDGPQSDDAAAPCDVATSDTEADDVRSTDDIDDVVAAIEKAVAMADRHDGDDCGTGQEFEPCFEDVAEAYADQTECPFDGPLPANFEAVADDVANLDDSTSHSDDQAGQETDLGYRPVPSHWTPASPAADSPLTAFAIDQFMPADPVRQQAWTTQPSLAPEAVGPATAMSSELTERLLAEFADLKSHVIEATDLESLKSRIDELTEANESLQKQNDELAEQNADLASRVAGSSVQQSIESDATQPGGSPDLLTWEQRKELIYRQMEEDSFDAESFLTTLKQKQESSGVIAAQAATPGDAESLGDFDLADTVDPADTVARLFDQLESLQQQVERRDDELGELRVLLEQRGPAEDGMTVGAASIAQMFDADELIQEERQRLQDMQADWEEKFRKVEIEASLERAKLSRERQELQRKNAELEERLAHARRECEQNNAGGEGKKRRWAAQLGL, encoded by the coding sequence ATGGCTCGAAAAACAAGGAAACGGAACCGACGTCGCAACTCGCGAAAGCCCGAAACGAAGGTCGCATGCGCCCCCGAAACGGCGCTCCCTTCGCAGAATCCTGACGCCACACCGGTCGACCCGCCGGAAGCCGACGAGTCCACGCAAGACCCGGTATCCGATCAAGTCCCCTTGGTGGAATCACCGTCGGTCGCGGTGCCTGACCCGGTTGCCACCGATGGCCCCCAATCAGACGACGCAGCGGCCCCATGCGATGTCGCCACCAGTGACACCGAAGCGGACGACGTTCGAAGCACCGACGATATCGACGACGTCGTGGCCGCCATCGAAAAAGCGGTCGCCATGGCCGATCGTCATGACGGCGATGATTGCGGCACGGGCCAAGAATTCGAACCGTGTTTCGAGGACGTCGCCGAGGCGTACGCCGACCAGACTGAGTGCCCCTTCGATGGCCCCTTGCCGGCGAATTTCGAAGCGGTCGCCGATGATGTGGCGAACCTTGATGATTCGACAAGCCATAGCGATGACCAGGCGGGCCAGGAAACCGATTTGGGTTACCGCCCGGTCCCCTCGCATTGGACCCCCGCGTCGCCGGCAGCCGACAGCCCGCTGACCGCGTTTGCCATCGATCAGTTCATGCCCGCGGATCCGGTTCGCCAACAGGCATGGACGACGCAACCATCGCTTGCACCGGAGGCAGTCGGCCCCGCAACGGCGATGTCGTCGGAGCTGACCGAGCGTTTGTTGGCAGAATTCGCCGACTTAAAATCGCACGTCATCGAAGCCACGGATTTGGAATCGCTGAAGTCGCGGATCGATGAACTGACCGAAGCCAACGAATCGCTGCAGAAGCAGAATGATGAACTGGCCGAACAAAACGCCGACTTGGCTTCCCGCGTCGCCGGCAGCAGCGTCCAACAATCGATCGAATCCGACGCCACGCAGCCCGGCGGATCGCCCGATCTGCTGACATGGGAACAACGCAAGGAATTGATCTATCGGCAAATGGAAGAGGACTCTTTCGACGCCGAATCGTTCCTGACGACCTTGAAGCAGAAACAAGAATCCAGCGGCGTCATCGCGGCACAAGCGGCAACACCGGGCGACGCTGAATCACTTGGCGACTTCGATCTCGCCGATACAGTCGATCCCGCAGATACAGTCGCACGGTTGTTTGACCAGCTGGAATCGTTGCAGCAACAAGTCGAACGTCGTGACGATGAATTGGGCGAATTGCGTGTATTGTTGGAACAACGCGGCCCGGCCGAAGACGGCATGACAGTGGGGGCCGCATCGATCGCCCAGATGTTTGACGCGGATGAATTGATCCAGGAAGAACGTCAACGTCTGCAAGACATGCAGGCGGATTGGGAAGAGAAATTCCGCAAAGTCGAAATCGAGGCCTCTTTGGAACGGGCCAAGCTTTCACGCGAACGCCAAGAACTGCAGCGGAAGAACGCTGAACTGGAAGAACGTTTGGCCCACGCACGCCGTGAATGTGAACAGAACAACGCCGGCGGTGAAGGAAAGAAACGCCGCTGGGCCGCCCAACTGGGACTCTAG
- the xseB gene encoding exodeoxyribonuclease VII small subunit, with protein sequence MAKKKSTRTRTSAAASDPSESDSDAPKFVFEESVEKIETVVDQLESGDLDLSESLKQYEQAVKELKRCHDYLNRAEQQVRLLAGIDADGQPITTDFDDASGDDLLQKQSARGSRRGAKKRTVGGDGQSDDEVSGDSDDGGAGHLF encoded by the coding sequence ATGGCCAAGAAAAAATCGACACGCACCCGAACGTCCGCCGCGGCATCCGATCCGTCGGAATCGGACAGCGACGCGCCGAAATTCGTGTTCGAAGAATCCGTCGAAAAGATTGAAACGGTGGTCGATCAGTTGGAAAGCGGCGATTTGGATTTGAGCGAATCGCTGAAGCAGTACGAACAAGCGGTCAAAGAATTGAAACGCTGCCATGACTATCTGAATCGTGCCGAACAGCAGGTCCGCTTGCTGGCCGGTATCGATGCCGACGGCCAGCCGATCACGACCGACTTTGACGACGCGAGCGGTGACGATCTGCTGCAAAAACAATCCGCGCGTGGCAGTCGACGTGGGGCGAAGAAGCGGACCGTCGGTGGTGACGGGCAATCGGACGATGAGGTTTCCGGGGATTCGGACGACGGTGGCGCCGGGCATCTGTTCTAG
- a CDS encoding polyprenyl synthetase family protein, translating into MTSRSSSVSSQQSSGGASGNGASGVDASSQDATGMADLAAPIEAMLLRALDSEVVTGDGCPALLADAMRYALMAPGKRLRPALVLMAGQVCGIDPHSEAAWQLAPAVAAVEMIHAYSLIHDDLPAMDDDDLRRGRPTVHLQFDEATAILAGDALLTAAFATLADGIRDPALVGPAVRHLGIAAGATALVGGQSDDLQAERDHAGQCDNDWTSDEPGRLAALAHLEAIHRRKTGALIDASLALGGILAGADALTRKNLSNYAVDLGLAFQVVDDLLDTTSTADAMGKQVGKDAARGKLTYPGLLGVEASREKAVQLTESAVSHARLLGDGAWRLIKLAGYVLERTH; encoded by the coding sequence GTGACATCACGATCGTCATCCGTCTCATCTCAGCAATCTTCCGGCGGGGCATCCGGCAACGGCGCGTCCGGCGTTGATGCATCGTCCCAAGACGCAACGGGCATGGCCGATTTGGCGGCGCCCATCGAAGCGATGTTGTTGCGTGCTTTGGATTCCGAAGTCGTGACCGGTGATGGATGTCCCGCACTGTTGGCCGATGCGATGCGTTACGCATTGATGGCCCCGGGCAAGCGATTGCGACCGGCCTTGGTGTTGATGGCCGGGCAGGTGTGCGGCATCGACCCGCACAGTGAAGCGGCGTGGCAGCTGGCGCCCGCCGTCGCCGCGGTGGAGATGATTCACGCGTATTCGCTGATCCATGACGATTTGCCCGCGATGGACGATGACGATTTGCGTCGCGGCCGTCCGACGGTGCATCTGCAGTTTGACGAAGCGACCGCAATCCTGGCCGGCGACGCGTTGCTGACCGCGGCCTTTGCGACCCTGGCCGACGGGATCCGTGATCCGGCTTTGGTCGGCCCGGCCGTCCGGCACCTGGGGATCGCGGCGGGCGCGACGGCTCTGGTGGGCGGACAGTCCGATGATTTGCAAGCCGAGCGGGATCATGCGGGTCAATGCGACAACGATTGGACTTCGGACGAACCCGGTCGCCTGGCGGCGCTGGCCCATCTGGAAGCGATCCACCGCCGAAAGACGGGGGCGTTGATCGACGCATCGCTGGCTTTAGGGGGGATTCTGGCCGGTGCGGACGCTTTGACGCGGAAAAACTTGTCCAACTACGCTGTAGACCTTGGGCTGGCGTTCCAAGTCGTGGACGATCTACTGGACACAACGTCGACCGCCGACGCGATGGGCAAACAAGTCGGCAAGGATGCGGCGCGAGGAAAGTTGACGTATCCGGGCCTGTTGGGCGTCGAAGCATCGCGTGAAAAAGCGGTGCAGTTGACCGAATCGGCGGTGTCGCATGCCCGGTTGCTGGGTGACGGCGCGTGGCGGTTGATTAAATTGGCGGGGTATGTACTGGAGCGAACGCATTGA